A genomic stretch from Mycobacterium cookii includes:
- a CDS encoding class I SAM-dependent methyltransferase has product MTDNSKNPATASDSARRPTVAPAPSGPAAAASAFVAAQLFHRAVSRLPLRVVYPDGTQRGGGDAGAPVLVVRHPDRLHRRLGVHGLVGFGESFMAAEWESTDLVAVLTALAPTLTRWAPWGLRWPRPRSPQLSRAQTQRNVAAHYDDLSSDLFIEFLDETMTYSSAWFDRLPATWSDLADAQRRKIDRVLDAAGVGPGTRLLEIGTGWGELPIRAAARGAEVRSITPSEQQQWLARQRIAAAGKSDRVRVDVCDYHDIAGRYDAVISVEMVEAVGHRSWPGFVRALERAVTPGGRVVLQSIAMPHTQMLATRNRQTWTRTYIFPGGQIPSAKALLAIAERKTTLRPVDMLSLGEHYAETLRMWRERFLQRRKTLGHIGFDEVFARMWELYLASREAGFRSGNLNVYQWTFVNKASP; this is encoded by the coding sequence GTCGCGGCTCAACTGTTCCATCGCGCGGTCTCCCGCCTGCCGCTGCGAGTGGTCTACCCCGACGGCACACAGCGAGGCGGCGGTGACGCCGGGGCGCCCGTGCTGGTCGTCCGCCACCCAGACCGACTGCACCGCCGGCTGGGAGTTCACGGACTGGTCGGCTTCGGCGAGTCCTTCATGGCAGCCGAGTGGGAGTCCACGGACCTGGTCGCGGTGTTGACCGCGTTGGCCCCCACGCTGACCCGGTGGGCACCCTGGGGGCTGCGCTGGCCCCGACCGCGTTCGCCGCAGCTCAGCCGCGCACAGACACAGCGCAACGTCGCGGCGCACTACGACGACCTGTCCAGCGATCTGTTCATCGAATTCCTCGACGAGACCATGACGTATTCCAGCGCGTGGTTCGACCGCCTGCCCGCGACATGGTCCGACCTGGCCGACGCACAACGCCGCAAGATCGATCGCGTGCTGGATGCGGCCGGCGTCGGCCCCGGCACCCGACTGCTGGAGATCGGCACCGGGTGGGGTGAGCTGCCCATCCGCGCGGCCGCCCGCGGGGCCGAGGTCCGGTCGATCACCCCCTCCGAACAGCAGCAGTGGCTGGCACGGCAGCGAATCGCCGCGGCCGGCAAGTCCGACCGGGTGCGGGTCGATGTGTGCGATTATCACGACATCGCAGGACGCTATGACGCCGTCATTTCGGTGGAGATGGTCGAGGCCGTGGGCCATCGCTCGTGGCCCGGCTTCGTGCGCGCCCTCGAACGGGCGGTCACACCCGGTGGCCGGGTGGTGCTGCAGTCAATCGCCATGCCGCACACTCAGATGCTGGCCACCCGGAACCGGCAGACCTGGACACGGACTTACATCTTCCCCGGAGGCCAGATTCCGTCGGCCAAAGCTCTGCTGGCAATCGCGGAGCGAAAAACCACGCTGCGCCCGGTGGACATGCTGTCGCTGGGCGAGCACTACGCCGAAACGTTGCGAATGTGGCGCGAGAGATTCCTGCAGCGTCGGAAAACATTGGGCCACATCGGTTTCGATGAGGTGTTCGCGCGGATGTGGGAGCTGTACCTGGCTTCTCGCGAGGCTGGGTTCCGGTCGGGCAACCTCAACGTCTACCAGTGGACTTTCGTCAACAAGGCCTCCCCGTGA